The nucleotide window CTCGACCAAGGGCAAGACGCTGTTCAACCTGCCGGACTCGTTCACCAACCTGGCGACGACGACGTTCCTCGGCCTGCCGATGTCGGTGTGGCTGGCGGCTCTGCTGTTCGCCGTGGCCGGCTGGGTGCTGCGCTACCACCGCGTCGGCCGCGCGCTGTACGCGATCGGCGGCAACCGCGAAGCCGCGCGGGCGGCGGGTGTGCGCGTCGACCGGATCGCGTGGGCGGTGTTCGTCGTCGCCGGGATCCTGGCGGCGATCGGCGGGCTCGCGTACACGGGCTATGTCGGCGCGCTGGGCGCGAACCAGGGCTCCGGGATGATCCTGCAGGTGTTCGCGGCGGCGGTGATCGGCGGCGTCTCCCTCGACGGCGGCAAGGGCACCCTGGTCGGCGCGCTGACCGGCGTCCTGCTGCTGTCGTCGGTGTCCAGCCTGCTCAACTACGCGCACGTCACGGCGGAGTGGCAGGGGGCGATCTACGGCGCCATCATCCTGGTCGCGCTGATCATCGCCCGGTACGCCGGTGGGAAGCCACAGACCTGACACTCGCCGCGTGAAGATCCGACGTGTTCCGGAGGTAGGCGTGCTACGAGGCTTCCGCGGCCGGCTCGGCGTCTGCGTCCGGCACCGTCGGGTCGTCCGCGGTGCCCAGGGCGTTGCGCAGCCACTGCTCGACGCCAGCGACGTGCACGGTCGCCCACGAGCGGGCCAGTTCCGGCTCGCGGGCGGCGATGGCCTCGTAGATCGCCGTGTGCTGTTCGCGGGTCTTCGCGACCGCGCCCTCCTGGGTGAGGCCGCGCCAGATCCGGGCGCGCGCGGTCGGCCCGGAGAGGCTGTCGAGCAGCGAGCACAGCACCGGGTTGCCCGAGCCGTCGGCGATCTTGCGGTGGAACTGCAGGTCGTTGGCGACCAGCGCCTCCACGGTCGGCGCGTCCTCCAGCTCGTGGAGCAGCGCGCCCAGCTCCGCGATGTCCGCGTCGCTCATGTGCAGCGCGGCCAGCGCGGTCGCGGCGGGCTCCAGGATCCGGCGCACGGCCAGGAAGTCGAGGACGGTGTCGTCGCGGTGGAAGTCGACCACGAACGTCATGGCGTCGAGCAGCAGGTTCGGCTCGAGGCTGGTGACGTAGGTGCCGTCGCCCTGGCGGACGTCGAGGACCCTGATCAGGCACAACGCCTTGACGGCCTCGCGCAGGGAGCTGCGCGAGAGCCCGAGCCGCTGGGCCAGCTCGGCCTCCTTCGGCAGCCGGTCGCCTGGCGCCAGCTCGCCGGAGATGATCATGTCCTTGATCTTGTCGATCGCGACATCGGTGACGGGCATCGTGTCGGCCTTCCCCTGCAGCAGACCTCGGATGTTTCGGTGTTCCTCCCCAGCGTGCCATGTCCCGGCGCGGGAGGGGCGCCGACCCACCAGCGCCCACCGCAACGTGTCGCCCGGCCGGAGCCGGGGCGTAACGGACCCGGCCTCCGCCACGTCCTCGAAGTCGACGACTGCACGGCGATGCCGCCGGTGAAGGAGTGACCGCGTTGGAACTCTCCCTGTCCCCGCTGGGGCTCGGCTGCGCGCAGCTGGGCAACCTCTACCACGCGATCAGCGACGAGACGGCGTTCGCGACCGTCCGGCGCGCGTGGGACGAGGGCGTCCGCTACTTCGACACCGCGCCGCACTACGGCCTCGGCCTCTCGGAGATCCGGCTCGGCGCCGCGCTGCGCGAGTACCCGCGGGCCGAGTACGTGCTCTCGACGAAGGTCGGCCGCGTGCTGGAGCCGAACCCGGCGGGCGCCGGCGCCCGCGACGACCAGGGCTTCGCCGTCCCGGCCGCCTACAAGCGCCGCTGGGACTTCAGCCGCGACGGCGTCCTGCGGTCCCTCGACGACAGCCTGACGCGGCTCGGGCTCGACCGCGTCGACATCGTCTACGTCCACGACCCTGACGACCACTTCGAGGAGGCGCTGTCGGGGGCGTTCCCGGCGTTGCGCGAGCTGCGGGAGCAGGGCGTGATCCGCGCGTTCGGGGCCGGCATGAACCAAGCACCGATGCTCGCCGAGTTCGTCCGCCGCACCGACCTCGACGTCCTGCTGGTGGCCGGCCGCTACACGCTGCTCGACCAGCCCGCGCTGGACGAGCTGTTCCCGCTCTGCGCCGAGCGGGACGTCCGCGTGGTGGCCGGGGGCGCGTTCAACGGCGGCATCCTGGCCACGGCGCAACCCGGCCGCGTCTACGACTACGCCGAAGCGCCGGCGGAGCTGGTCGAGCGGGCCGGGCGGATCGCGGCGATCTGCGCGCGCCACGGCGTCGAGCTGCCGGAAGCGGCGCTGGCGCTGCCGATGGCGCACCCGGTGGTCGAGTCCGTGGTCGTCGGCGCGCACGATCCGGACCAGGTCACCGTGAACGCGCGGCGGGCGCGGGCGGTCGTGCCGCCTGCGCTGTGGACCGACCTGGTCGACGCCGGCCTGCTGCGCGCCGACGTCGTCATCGCCGAAGGAGTCTCATGATCGACGCGCACCACCACCTGTGGGACCCCGCGCGGCGCGAGTACCCGTGGCTGGCGGGCACGGCCATGGACCCGATCCGCCGCCCGTACACGGTCGACGACCTGCGCGCGGTGACGAAGGCGGCGGGCGTGCACGCGACCGTCCTGGTCCAGACGGTCTCCTCGGCCGAGGAGACGGCGGAGTTCCTGGCGACGGCGGCCGCGGAACCGGTCATCGCGGGCGTGGTCGGCTGGGTCGACCTCACCGCCGGGGACGTCGCCGACCGGCTGGCCGCGCTCGACGGCCCGCTCGTCGGCGTCCGCCACCAGGTCGAGAACGAGCCGGACGACGACTGGCTGCTGCGGCCCGAGGTGCTGGCGGGGCTGAGCGCGGTGGCGGCCGCGGGCCTGGCGTTCGACCTGCTGGTCCGGCCCGCGCAGCTGCCCGCGGCGACCGAAGTGGCGTTGCGCCTGCCCCAGCTGCGCCTGGTCCTCGACCACGCGGCGAAGCCCCCGATCGCGGCGGGGGAGTGGGAACCGTGGGCGTCCGGCGTGGCCGCGCTGGCGGCGCGCGAGAACGTCGTGTGCAAGCTGTCCGGCCTGGTCACCGAGGCGGACTGGACGGGCTGGGAGGTCGGGCACCTGCGCCGGTACGTCGACCACGTCCTCGACGTGTTCGGTCCGGAGCGCCTGCTGTTCGGCTCGGACTGGCCGGTCTGCGAGCTGGCGGCGTCCTACGAAGTGGTCCTCGACGCGGCGATCGCGTGCACGGGCTCGCTGTCGGACGCCGAGCGACTGGCCGTCTTCGAGCACAACGCCCGGACGGCGTACGGGCTGGACGCGGGCGGGGACACCTCCTCCAGGGGGTAAAAAAGGTCTCCCCGCCCGCCCGCGATGTGGTCTCCTCAGAACTCTTCGTCGCGGATCATGCCGCGCAGCCGGGTCAGGGCGCGGTGCTGCGTCACGCGGACGTTGCCGGGGGAGATCCCCAGCGCTTCGGCGGTTTCGGTCGCCGAGAAGCCGACGGCGATGCGCAGGGTCAGGATCTCCTGCTGCACCCGGGGGAGGGAGGCGA belongs to Amycolatopsis tolypomycina and includes:
- a CDS encoding aldo/keto reductase; the protein is MELSLSPLGLGCAQLGNLYHAISDETAFATVRRAWDEGVRYFDTAPHYGLGLSEIRLGAALREYPRAEYVLSTKVGRVLEPNPAGAGARDDQGFAVPAAYKRRWDFSRDGVLRSLDDSLTRLGLDRVDIVYVHDPDDHFEEALSGAFPALRELREQGVIRAFGAGMNQAPMLAEFVRRTDLDVLLVAGRYTLLDQPALDELFPLCAERDVRVVAGGAFNGGILATAQPGRVYDYAEAPAELVERAGRIAAICARHGVELPEAALALPMAHPVVESVVVGAHDPDQVTVNARRARAVVPPALWTDLVDAGLLRADVVIAEGVS
- a CDS encoding ABC transporter permease — protein: MTDVMTSPQTSLPAPPRRRKAVWLRELALLPALVVVFVIGGLVDDTFVGWSNIVSILTASAALSLVVLGESLVLITGKFDLSLESTMGLAPALGAMVVLPAASAGFGMELPAAAGLLVIPLCGALVGFVNGFLIVKLKLNAFIVTLAMLTVLRGVQVGSTKGKTLFNLPDSFTNLATTTFLGLPMSVWLAALLFAVAGWVLRYHRVGRALYAIGGNREAARAAGVRVDRIAWAVFVVAGILAAIGGLAYTGYVGALGANQGSGMILQVFAAAVIGGVSLDGGKGTLVGALTGVLLLSSVSSLLNYAHVTAEWQGAIYGAIILVALIIARYAGGKPQT
- a CDS encoding amidohydrolase family protein, translated to MIDAHHHLWDPARREYPWLAGTAMDPIRRPYTVDDLRAVTKAAGVHATVLVQTVSSAEETAEFLATAAAEPVIAGVVGWVDLTAGDVADRLAALDGPLVGVRHQVENEPDDDWLLRPEVLAGLSAVAAAGLAFDLLVRPAQLPAATEVALRLPQLRLVLDHAAKPPIAAGEWEPWASGVAALAARENVVCKLSGLVTEADWTGWEVGHLRRYVDHVLDVFGPERLLFGSDWPVCELAASYEVVLDAAIACTGSLSDAERLAVFEHNARTAYGLDAGGDTSSRG
- a CDS encoding FadR/GntR family transcriptional regulator, which translates into the protein MPVTDVAIDKIKDMIISGELAPGDRLPKEAELAQRLGLSRSSLREAVKALCLIRVLDVRQGDGTYVTSLEPNLLLDAMTFVVDFHRDDTVLDFLAVRRILEPAATALAALHMSDADIAELGALLHELEDAPTVEALVANDLQFHRKIADGSGNPVLCSLLDSLSGPTARARIWRGLTQEGAVAKTREQHTAIYEAIAAREPELARSWATVHVAGVEQWLRNALGTADDPTVPDADAEPAAEAS